A genome region from Manihot esculenta cultivar AM560-2 chromosome 5, M.esculenta_v8, whole genome shotgun sequence includes the following:
- the LOC110607326 gene encoding sm-like protein LSM36B — translation MSGGGEKGSTTTKTPADFLKSIRGRPVVVKLNSGVDYRGILACLDGYMNIAMEQTEEYVNGQLKNKYGDAFIRGNNVLYISTSKRTLADGA, via the exons ATGAGTGGAGGGGGAGAGAAGGGGTCGACGACCACAAAAACACCTGCAGACTTCCTTAAATCAATTCGTGGGCGACCTGTTGTTGTCAAACTGAATTCTGGTGTTGATTATCGAG GTATTTTAGCTTGTTTAGATGGATACATGAACATAGCAATGGAACAAACTGAAGAATATGTTAATGGGCAATTGAAGAACAAGTATGGCGATGCTTTTATTCGTGGAAACAATG TTCTGTACATTAGTACATCAAAGAGGACATTAGCAGATGGGGCATAG
- the LOC110607325 gene encoding BTB/POZ and TAZ domain-containing protein 3 produces the protein MASPDLHSSWLSAADESVSGCFNINTEGMNSADVLHVLESPSSSTSYNSSIPKPPPFPDRTSKVNCKRISECSSVPKEILNTWDRLFKEGYGADVYIITDDKAYIPAHFNVLSIASPVLQTLLQQSKVKNGIRYIKILGVPFEAVYAFIRFLYSSCFEEDDMKKFVLHLLVLSHSYSVPSLKRICIHILEQGWLTKENVVDVLQLARNCDAQRLSFICVRMIVKDFKSISSTEGWKVMKRANPALEQELVEAVVEADSRKQERLKKMEEKKVYLQLYEAMEALLHICKDGCRTIGPRDKVLKGTQITCNFPACKGLENLVRHFSNCKTRVPGGCVHCKRMWQLLELHSRMCNEPDSCKVPLCRHFKEKLQQQTKKDEARWKLLVGKVMAAKGRFSAQH, from the exons ATGGCTTCACCAGATCTTCATTCGTCCTGGCTATCTGCAGCTGATGAATCTGTTAGTGGATGTTTCAATATAAATACAGAGGGAATGAATTCTGCTGATGTTTTACATGTGCTGGAATCTCCCTCCTCTTCTACTTCTTATAATAGTAGTATACCCAAACCACCTCCTTTTCCTGATAGAACATCTAAAGTGAATTGCAAAAGAATTTCAGAGTGTTCCTCTGTCCCAAAGGAGATATTAAATACATGGGACAGGCTATTCAAGGAAGGATATGGTGCAGATGTCTATATTATTACAGATGACAAAGCATATATTCCTGCTCATTTCAATGTTTTA AGCATTGCATCACCAGTACTCCAGACTCTTCTGCAGCAATCAAAAGTTAAGAATGGAATTAGATATATCAAAATTCTTGGTGTACCTTTTGAAGCTGTCTATGCTTTCATTCGGTTTTTGTACTCATCCTG CTTTGAAGAGGATGACATGAAGAAGTTTGTTCTTCATTTGTTGGTTTTATCACACTCGTATTCGGTCCCATCACTGAAAAGGATTTGCATACACATCCTGGAGCAGGGTTGGTTGACCAAAGAAAATGTGGTGGATGTGCTTCAGTTAGCAAGGAACTGTGATGCACAACGGCTGTCCTTTATTTGTGTTCGAATGATAGTGAAGGATTTCAAATCTATATCATCAACTGAAGGTTGGAAGGTTATGAAGCGAGCTAACCCTGCCCTTGAACAAGAGCTTGTGGAGGCCGTTGTTGAAGCAGATTCT AGAAAACAGGAGAGGTtgaagaaaatggaagagaaaAAGGTGTACTTGCAACTCTATGAGGCAATGGAGGCCCTTCTTCACATATGCAAGGATGGATGCAGGACGATAGGTCCACGTGACAAAGTGCTGAAAGGAACCCAAATCACATGTAATTTTCCTGCTTGCAAAGGGCTTGAGAACTTGGTTCGTCATTTCTCCAATTGTAAGACTCGAGTTCCAGGTGGATGCGTTCACTGCAAGCGCATGTGGCAGCTTCTTGAACTGCATTCTCGTATGTGCAATGAGCCAGATTCTTGCAAGGTTCCACTTTGCAG GCATTTCAAGGAAAAACTGCAGCAGCAGACGAAGAAAGATGAAGCCAGGTGGAAACTGCTGGTTGGCAAAGTAATGGCAGCAAAGGGGCGATTCTCAGCTCAGCATTAA